The Desulfurobacteriaceae bacterium genome includes a window with the following:
- a CDS encoding phosphoribosylanthranilate isomerase codes for MTKVKICGITNLEDATMACEFGADVLGFILYPKSKRFIKAKDIRKITSQLPPFVLKVGVFVNEDPRNVLEILSYAHLDFAQLHGDETPEDCEYIGSNRVIKAFRLKNVDEVDKIEP; via the coding sequence ATGACAAAAGTAAAAATATGTGGAATAACAAACCTTGAAGATGCCACCATGGCCTGTGAATTTGGAGCAGACGTTTTAGGTTTTATTCTATATCCTAAAAGTAAAAGATTTATAAAGGCTAAGGATATAAGGAAAATAACCTCTCAACTTCCACCTTTTGTATTAAAAGTTGGGGTATTTGTAAATGAAGACCCAAGAAACGTTTTGGAGATACTTAGCTATGCCCACCTTGATTTTGCCCAACTCCACGGAGACGAAACACCAGAAGATTGTGAATACATAGGATCAAACAGAGTAATAAAAGCCTTTAGACTTAAAAACGTTGATGAAGTAGATAAGATAGAACC